The following are encoded in a window of Lactobacillus panisapium genomic DNA:
- a CDS encoding SLAP domain-containing protein → MINKKSITKISSGLLIGLGLVTLQQNPSSVSAASSPRVQLRHNSYVYSSTGKRKGKASLKRGTYLKTFGKRSIKGKAFYKIGKGRYIKKVNTVIPPKEDKDPVLFTVYLKDDAEFYTKPNGKHSLYTLMGKQNVYQTYKDNNGNTWYRIKYQNWVKSSDTQKSKVKEDKEVPTSANWDDPNDNTSIEVDNTSISSEKQMKSNLPSGTALDRNTIEETARCFEKLVNDWRASQGVITKITYITSRYDYDVSRAVQDAQHYDKYKESDMHAGAKYGELETLVTYNTPQKMAQEAFQQFVYEDAQANFAHRDDLKSTSLKTIGIGLATTYYNSYDPNGVTFIVSTNL, encoded by the coding sequence ATGATAAATAAGAAATCTATTACTAAGATTTCATCAGGTCTTTTAATTGGTTTAGGTCTTGTAACATTACAACAAAATCCGAGTTCTGTTTCGGCTGCCTCTTCTCCCAGAGTGCAATTAAGACACAATTCTTATGTGTACTCTTCCACCGGAAAGAGAAAGGGAAAAGCTTCGCTAAAAAGAGGAACATACCTTAAGACTTTCGGCAAAAGATCAATTAAAGGAAAAGCATTTTACAAAATTGGAAAGGGTCGCTATATCAAGAAAGTTAATACTGTGATTCCTCCTAAAGAAGATAAGGATCCAGTTTTATTTACGGTATATTTGAAAGATGACGCTGAATTTTATACAAAGCCTAATGGTAAACATTCACTTTATACACTGATGGGAAAACAAAATGTCTATCAAACTTATAAAGACAATAATGGGAATACGTGGTATCGCATTAAGTATCAAAACTGGGTAAAATCAAGTGATACACAAAAATCAAAGGTAAAAGAAGATAAAGAAGTCCCAACTTCGGCCAACTGGGACGATCCAAATGATAATACTAGTATTGAAGTTGATAATACCAGTATTAGCTCTGAAAAACAGATGAAAAGCAATCTTCCGAGCGGGACAGCTCTAGACCGAAACACTATCGAAGAAACTGCAAGGTGCTTTGAAAAACTTGTCAATGACTGGCGGGCAAGCCAAGGAGTTATCACTAAAATAACGTATATTACCAGTCGATATGATTATGATGTCTCAAGAGCTGTTCAAGATGCTCAGCATTATGATAAATATAAAGAATCTGACATGCACGCAGGTGCAAAATATGGAGAGCTAGAAACTCTTGTTACTTATAATACTCCCCAGAAAATGGCACAAGAAGCATTTCAGCAATTTGTTTACGAAGATGCTCAGGCAAATTTTGCTCACAGAGATGATCTAAAGAGTACTTCACTTAAAACCATTGGTATCGGTTTGGCAACAACCTACTACAATAGTTATGATCCTAATGGTGTTACTTTTATAGTAAGTACAAACCTTTAG
- a CDS encoding riboflavin synthase, with product MFTGIIQATGKITRLEITEKHAKLSISAAEIAKQNLPLGASVAVNGICLTVTSWQNNEFTVDVMPETMKRTNLGKLTNGSLVNLEPSLSLNGKLDGHLVAGHVDTTAEIISRSENENAIELRFKVPHKYDPYLVEKGSVAIDGISLTVTMAQNDEFGVSLIPYTIANTTLAHYHVHDQVNLEMDMIGRYAVKQIQAWKKEF from the coding sequence ATGTTTACAGGAATAATTCAGGCAACTGGTAAAATCACTCGGTTAGAAATTACCGAAAAACACGCTAAGTTAAGCATTTCGGCCGCTGAAATTGCGAAACAAAACTTGCCACTTGGCGCTAGTGTTGCGGTTAATGGAATTTGCTTAACCGTGACTTCTTGGCAAAATAATGAGTTTACGGTTGATGTAATGCCGGAAACGATGAAACGGACTAACTTAGGTAAGCTGACTAACGGCAGCTTAGTTAACTTGGAGCCATCGCTCTCCTTGAACGGCAAGCTTGATGGTCACCTTGTGGCTGGTCATGTTGATACTACGGCAGAAATTATTAGTAGAAGTGAAAATGAAAATGCAATTGAATTACGTTTTAAGGTACCGCATAAATATGATCCTTATTTAGTTGAAAAAGGCTCGGTGGCAATTGATGGTATCAGCTTAACGGTGACGATGGCACAAAATGACGAATTTGGCGTAAGTCTGATTCCTTATACCATTGCTAATACCACCTTGGCGCATTATCACGTTCATGATCAGGTTAATCTTGAAATGGATATGATTGGACGTTATGCGGTAAAGCAAATTCAGGCATGGAAAAAAGAATTTTAA
- the ribD gene encoding bifunctional diaminohydroxyphosphoribosylaminopyrimidine deaminase/5-amino-6-(5-phosphoribosylamino)uracil reductase RibD, which yields MEIASKEAVKALGMTWTNPLVGAVIVKNGQVLASGYHHQFGQEHAEVNALNQLDDIKQAQGATLYVTLEPCSHYGKQPPCCQKVAEAGIKEVIIGQIDPHGIVAGKGIKYLNEHGVKTKVLGGTEKLNEAYNFFYQYHRPLVTLKYAMSLDGKLNGAEKARTLLTGPKAQYDVQKLRLHQQAILIGANTLRIDNPQLTVRIQALPQPPIRIILTHDANQLDLTQNLFKLPGPIWLLSQTELKGKARDNVHCFVAHKWTPQKIGELLAEREIQSLLVEGGSNLLAEFLAAGLADQIVAYIAPIVLGGTALPVAVGAALAQKLKYQLIAVQELGQDIRITARRK from the coding sequence ATGGAAATAGCAAGCAAAGAGGCCGTTAAGGCACTGGGAATGACATGGACTAATCCTTTAGTTGGTGCGGTTATTGTTAAAAACGGCCAGGTCTTAGCTTCCGGCTATCATCATCAGTTTGGACAAGAGCATGCGGAAGTTAACGCACTTAATCAGCTAGATGATATCAAACAAGCTCAAGGTGCAACACTTTACGTGACACTGGAGCCGTGCAGTCATTACGGTAAGCAGCCGCCTTGCTGCCAAAAAGTAGCTGAGGCCGGAATTAAAGAAGTGATTATCGGGCAAATTGATCCCCACGGAATTGTGGCTGGTAAAGGAATTAAGTATTTAAATGAGCACGGCGTTAAAACTAAGGTGCTAGGGGGAACAGAGAAATTAAACGAAGCATATAACTTCTTTTATCAGTATCACCGACCACTCGTAACCTTGAAATATGCGATGTCACTTGACGGGAAGCTTAATGGTGCAGAAAAAGCGCGCACGCTTCTGACTGGCCCTAAAGCTCAGTACGATGTGCAAAAGCTGCGCTTGCACCAGCAGGCGATTTTAATTGGAGCGAACACATTGCGAATTGATAATCCGCAATTAACGGTACGAATACAGGCTTTACCACAGCCGCCCATTCGAATCATTTTAACGCATGATGCAAATCAACTTGATTTAACGCAGAATCTGTTTAAATTACCTGGCCCAATTTGGCTACTTAGTCAGACCGAGTTAAAGGGCAAGGCCCGGGACAATGTGCATTGCTTTGTCGCTCACAAGTGGACACCCCAAAAAATTGGTGAGCTTTTAGCTGAACGTGAGATTCAGTCGCTATTAGTTGAGGGTGGCAGCAATCTGTTAGCTGAGTTTTTGGCAGCCGGATTAGCCGATCAAATAGTTGCTTATATTGCTCCAATAGTATTGGGCGGAACCGCTCTGCCTGTAGCCGTGGGTGCAGCACTCGCACAAAAATTGAAGTACCAATTAATAGCTGTCCAAGAGCTGGGACAAGATATTCGGATTACGGCAAGGAGAAAATAA
- a CDS encoding sensor histidine kinase translates to MKKERVKLTAAEKSELFAEGVITVVLLLLLNLSIVILINLTILQNKNLVNGIYFLKKTITFAGGRHLWSWQNTFLVIMGIGDLIVLYWRLIRRYHQMQLRHVISELHYIAQGHFDHTISFKVKTDLQKVIDSINSLVDSTVTAINEERTIEKSKDELISNVSHDIRTPLTSIIGYLGLLKSGVSDPEDQQRYLNIAYMKAEQMKSLAHDLLEYTTLKSTSTKLSLSSLHIFSMLEQVAAGFEFEADEKGIIFNIETRPKDLTIQADPEKLVRVYNNLISNALKYGTGATQINLIANLVNNNEVELRVENNGARIPEESLKKIFERFYRMETSRNTKTGGTGLGLSITKSIVDLHHGKIHCESDDNWTRFIICLPLDPKNAKTHA, encoded by the coding sequence ATGAAAAAAGAACGTGTCAAGTTAACAGCCGCGGAAAAAAGTGAACTTTTCGCTGAGGGCGTAATTACGGTTGTATTATTATTGCTGCTCAATTTATCAATCGTTATTTTAATCAATCTGACCATTCTGCAAAATAAAAACTTGGTAAACGGTATTTATTTTTTAAAGAAAACAATTACTTTTGCTGGCGGACGGCATCTCTGGTCTTGGCAAAACACCTTTTTGGTAATTATGGGTATTGGGGATTTAATTGTCCTTTATTGGCGACTCATCAGGCGTTATCACCAGATGCAGCTGCGTCACGTTATTTCAGAACTGCATTATATTGCTCAGGGTCATTTTGATCACACCATTTCTTTTAAAGTGAAAACAGACCTGCAAAAAGTTATCGACTCGATTAATTCGCTAGTTGATAGTACGGTAACTGCTATTAATGAAGAAAGAACGATTGAAAAGTCCAAAGATGAATTAATTAGTAATGTTTCTCATGATATTAGAACGCCGCTAACCTCAATTATTGGCTATTTGGGCTTATTGAAATCAGGGGTCTCAGATCCTGAAGACCAGCAAAGATACCTCAATATTGCGTACATGAAAGCCGAGCAAATGAAATCACTTGCTCATGACCTGCTTGAATATACGACACTTAAGTCAACTAGTACTAAGCTTAGTTTGTCTTCTTTACACATCTTTTCGATGCTAGAACAAGTTGCTGCTGGCTTTGAATTTGAAGCGGATGAAAAGGGAATTATTTTTAATATTGAAACAAGACCTAAGGACCTAACGATTCAAGCCGACCCAGAAAAGCTTGTTAGAGTCTATAATAACTTGATTTCTAATGCTTTAAAATATGGTACTGGGGCAACGCAAATTAACTTGATAGCTAATTTAGTCAATAACAATGAAGTTGAACTGCGGGTAGAAAATAACGGCGCACGCATTCCCGAAGAATCATTAAAAAAGATTTTTGAGCGTTTTTACCGGATGGAGACTTCCCGAAATACTAAAACTGGCGGAACTGGGCTCGGGCTCTCGATTACTAAGAGTATTGTCGACTTGCATCATGGCAAAATTCACTGCGAATCAGATGATAATTGGACACGTTTTATCATTTGTTTGCCATTAGATCCAAAGAATGCAAAAACTCACGCCTAG
- a CDS encoding ABC transporter permease/substrate-binding protein: protein MNQIIQILNVRRGDLWVALLQHLQISLVSLLLAMLIAMPLAFWATKHKKAAEFLLQLTSILQTIPSLALLGLLIPLVGIGTVPAVIALVVYALLPIFQNTYVGLTGIDPALEEAANAFGMSRLQKLTKVELPLAMPTIISGIRTALVLIIGTATMAALIGAGGLGSFILLGIDRNNTALIIIGAVCSGLLAITLSALIKWLEHASIRTTLGVFGVCLLFLVGSGVYQTINSQTETVTIAGKLGAEPEILINMYKELIEDGDKHVKVTLKPNFGKTTFLFSALKNDKIDIYPEFTGTVLETLAKKPVTTTNLTEKQTYQQARAVLAKQDNLTLLKPMAYDNTYALAVKASFMKKHQLKTISDLANIQNQLKGGMTMEFIDRGDGFKGIKKRYRINFPVKSMEPALRYQAIEQGKVNIVDAYSTDSELRQYHLNILKDDKHNFPIYQGAPLMRSDFAKRHPQIVASLNKLAGRITEKEMQEMNYEVNVKNADPSQVAHKYLVRHHLIKEN from the coding sequence ATGAACCAAATTATACAAATCCTCAATGTTCGCCGGGGAGATTTATGGGTTGCCCTGTTGCAGCACTTACAAATATCGTTAGTATCATTGTTATTAGCAATGCTGATAGCAATGCCACTTGCCTTTTGGGCAACTAAGCATAAAAAGGCGGCTGAATTTTTATTACAGCTAACCAGTATCTTACAAACAATTCCGTCCTTAGCCCTTTTAGGTCTTTTGATTCCGTTAGTTGGGATTGGCACGGTTCCGGCAGTGATTGCCTTAGTTGTTTATGCCCTGTTGCCAATTTTTCAAAATACTTATGTTGGACTAACCGGCATTGATCCCGCACTTGAAGAAGCTGCCAATGCTTTTGGGATGTCTAGACTGCAAAAACTGACCAAGGTTGAATTGCCGCTTGCGATGCCAACAATTATTTCGGGAATTCGGACTGCGCTAGTTTTAATCATCGGTACAGCAACGATGGCTGCGTTAATTGGTGCAGGTGGATTAGGAAGTTTTATCCTACTTGGAATTGATCGCAATAACACTGCCTTAATCATTATCGGTGCTGTTTGTTCCGGCCTATTGGCAATCACTTTAAGTGCGCTAATCAAATGGCTTGAACATGCCTCAATTAGAACCACCCTCGGTGTTTTCGGCGTCTGCCTGCTTTTTTTGGTCGGTTCAGGTGTTTATCAAACAATCAATAGCCAGACGGAAACGGTGACGATTGCCGGTAAATTAGGTGCAGAACCAGAAATCTTAATTAATATGTACAAAGAATTAATTGAAGACGGTGATAAGCACGTCAAAGTAACCCTTAAGCCCAATTTTGGGAAGACAACTTTTTTGTTTAGTGCACTTAAAAATGACAAAATTGATATTTATCCGGAATTTACCGGAACAGTGCTGGAAACTTTAGCCAAAAAGCCGGTCACGACGACTAATTTAACCGAAAAGCAAACTTATCAGCAAGCGCGTGCAGTTCTTGCTAAGCAAGATAACCTTACCTTGCTTAAGCCAATGGCCTACGATAATACTTATGCGCTCGCGGTTAAAGCCAGTTTTATGAAAAAACACCAGCTAAAGACAATCAGTGATTTAGCAAACATTCAGAACCAGTTAAAGGGTGGCATGACCATGGAATTTATTGATCGTGGTGATGGCTTTAAGGGCATTAAAAAGCGTTACCGGATTAATTTCCCGGTTAAATCGATGGAGCCAGCACTGCGCTACCAGGCAATTGAGCAGGGAAAAGTTAATATTGTTGACGCATATTCCACTGATAGTGAACTGCGGCAATATCACTTAAATATTTTAAAAGATGATAAGCATAACTTCCCAATCTATCAGGGGGCACCACTCATGCGGTCTGATTTTGCTAAGCGGCACCCACAGATTGTAGCTAGTTTGAACAAACTGGCAGGCAGAATTACGGAAAAAGAAATGCAGGAAATGAATTATGAAGTGAACGTCAAAAATGCGGATCCAAGCCAAGTAGCCCATAAATATCTAGTGCGACATCATTTAATTAAGGAGAACTAG
- a CDS encoding aspartate/glutamate racemase family protein, which produces MKNFFTILGGMGTIATESLARQLNHRIKITKDQDYLNYVLVNDAQIPDRTAYIKDHSQPNFFLNLREDVLQQAQLKPDFFIMPCNTAHYFYDDLAALTDVPFLHMMRIAVHRFVQDYPDETKIGLIATEGSIYDHLYVDELAKVGRKAELGGPEIQPLVTELIYDNIKQKGVVDAELYHRILRKMHDEYGCEVILLGCTELSLAQEKAPGHPYNIIDPQSIIADVAIELELKIRAGMAPTEAVKKYLY; this is translated from the coding sequence ATGAAAAACTTTTTTACCATTCTTGGCGGAATGGGAACGATTGCGACGGAGAGCCTAGCTCGCCAATTAAATCACCGAATTAAGATTACTAAGGATCAGGACTACTTAAATTACGTTTTGGTCAATGATGCTCAAATTCCTGATAGAACAGCATATATAAAAGATCATTCGCAACCTAATTTCTTTCTTAATTTGCGTGAAGATGTTTTACAGCAAGCGCAACTTAAGCCAGATTTCTTTATTATGCCGTGTAACACGGCACACTATTTTTATGATGACTTGGCAGCGCTGACCGATGTTCCTTTCTTGCATATGATGCGGATTGCTGTTCACCGGTTTGTGCAAGATTACCCGGACGAAACAAAAATTGGTTTAATTGCGACTGAAGGATCAATTTATGATCATCTTTATGTTGATGAATTAGCCAAGGTAGGGCGAAAAGCTGAATTAGGCGGCCCAGAAATTCAGCCGTTAGTAACTGAATTAATCTACGATAACATCAAGCAAAAAGGTGTTGTTGATGCTGAGTTGTATCACCGCATATTGCGTAAAATGCATGATGAGTATGGCTGCGAGGTTATTTTGCTGGGTTGTACCGAGTTATCTTTGGCACAAGAAAAAGCGCCAGGCCACCCGTATAATATAATTGATCCCCAGTCAATTATTGCGGATGTGGCAATTGAATTGGAATTAAAAATTCGTGCGGGAATGGCTCCTACAGAAGCTGTAAAAAAATATTTATACTAA
- a CDS encoding response regulator transcription factor: protein MKILVVDDDKEIVELLSIYLKNEGYTPVVAYSGKEAITKLTTTPDIALMILDVMMPSMSGIDVIKEVRKDSDIPIIIVSAKTGDMDKIQGLITGADDYVSKPFNPLEVMARVRSLLRRSQKQVKDDEPDVLEIGPLIINRDSHEVKTIDGKDIQLTALEFGILYLLASHPNRVFSADEIFERVWQQESIVSAKTVMVHVSHLRDKIQKATGGEDVIQTVWGVGYKVEA, encoded by the coding sequence ATGAAAATTTTAGTAGTTGATGACGATAAAGAAATCGTTGAATTATTAAGTATTTACCTTAAAAATGAAGGTTATACCCCTGTTGTAGCTTATAGTGGCAAAGAAGCTATTACTAAGCTCACTACTACTCCTGATATTGCTCTAATGATTTTAGACGTAATGATGCCTAGCATGAGTGGAATTGATGTAATTAAGGAAGTTCGGAAAGACTCAGATATTCCGATTATTATTGTTTCCGCTAAGACCGGCGACATGGATAAAATCCAGGGACTAATTACGGGTGCCGATGATTATGTTTCCAAGCCATTTAATCCGTTAGAGGTAATGGCCCGTGTCCGTTCACTGTTACGTCGTAGTCAAAAGCAGGTTAAAGATGATGAACCTGATGTTCTTGAAATTGGGCCGCTCATTATTAACCGTGATTCACATGAGGTAAAAACGATTGACGGTAAAGATATTCAGTTGACGGCACTGGAATTTGGAATTTTATATTTACTTGCCAGTCACCCTAACCGGGTATTTTCAGCCGATGAAATATTTGAACGTGTTTGGCAGCAAGAATCCATTGTTTCTGCCAAAACGGTCATGGTTCACGTTTCGCACTTGCGTGACAAGATTCAAAAAGCAACTGGTGGCGAAGATGTCATCCAAACTGTTTGGGGCGTAGGCTATAAGGTTGAGGCTTAG
- a CDS encoding UDP-N-acetylmuramoyl-L-alanyl-D-glutamate--2,6-diaminopimelate ligase: protein MSISLNTCILILKEHHLLKSSAVQDTVITRMEYVSYDSRDIQTNTLFFCKGAGFRPTYLSMAKDNGANCYVAEQPYPEGKGMHALIVRDVAKAMALLSAAFFRFPQDDLYVIAITGTKGKTTTAYFLKGMLDQVNGGRTALISSVNNVVGQKPEDTFKSSLTTPESLDLFRDMRNAVDNGMTHLVMEVSSQAYKRNRVFGLTYDLGFFLNISPDHIGPNEHPNFADYLHCKLQLLVNARKCIINAQTAHFNEVYAAATTTTDPDSIYLFADEKFENPALPQIIDFRYSSEELDMARTKFKVSCISDQAKKLKIAGDYELKMLGDFNESNGTAAVIGAGLAGMEHDAAARGIRDVSVPGRMQTEVTKDHGVVVVDYAHNEASMMALMGFMQREFDNPKIIVVVGAPGDKGVSRRPGFSKSLNAYADKAFLTTDDPGFEDPLEICQEIDAGIDHSKVDVTIELDRQKAIHDAISMAKKGDVVLVCGKGEDGFQKVRGINTPYPSDITVAQQIINELEGQDEHFN, encoded by the coding sequence ATGAGTATTTCTTTAAATACCTGTATTTTAATTTTAAAAGAACATCACCTGCTTAAGTCTAGTGCAGTTCAAGATACGGTGATTACGCGGATGGAATATGTTTCCTATGATTCACGTGATATCCAAACTAATACCTTGTTCTTCTGTAAAGGAGCAGGTTTTCGACCAACTTATTTATCAATGGCAAAAGATAACGGTGCTAATTGTTATGTTGCTGAACAGCCTTATCCGGAAGGAAAAGGGATGCACGCCTTGATTGTACGTGATGTTGCCAAAGCAATGGCCTTGTTATCGGCAGCATTCTTCCGGTTTCCACAGGATGATTTATACGTAATTGCCATTACTGGAACTAAGGGTAAGACAACGACGGCATACTTTTTAAAGGGGATGCTTGACCAAGTTAATGGCGGCAGAACGGCATTAATTTCTTCCGTTAATAATGTTGTGGGGCAAAAACCAGAAGATACGTTCAAGTCTAGCCTGACCACACCAGAATCACTTGATTTGTTCCGTGATATGCGTAATGCAGTCGATAATGGCATGACTCATTTAGTAATGGAAGTTTCAAGTCAAGCTTATAAACGTAACCGGGTATTTGGCCTAACTTATGATCTCGGGTTCTTCTTGAATATTTCCCCAGATCATATTGGTCCAAACGAGCATCCTAATTTTGCGGATTACTTACACTGCAAGCTGCAGTTATTGGTTAATGCACGTAAGTGTATAATTAATGCACAAACTGCGCACTTTAACGAGGTTTATGCGGCAGCTACCACTACGACTGATCCTGACAGCATTTATTTATTTGCTGATGAGAAGTTTGAAAATCCTGCTTTACCGCAAATAATTGATTTCCGGTATTCTTCTGAAGAACTTGATATGGCACGGACTAAGTTCAAAGTTTCATGTATCAGTGACCAAGCTAAAAAGCTAAAAATTGCGGGTGATTACGAGCTAAAGATGTTGGGTGATTTTAATGAGTCCAACGGAACAGCTGCTGTGATTGGTGCAGGCTTAGCTGGAATGGAACATGATGCTGCTGCTAGGGGCATTCGCGATGTTAGTGTTCCCGGAAGAATGCAGACAGAAGTAACTAAGGACCATGGTGTAGTAGTAGTTGATTATGCGCACAATGAAGCCTCAATGATGGCACTGATGGGCTTCATGCAACGTGAATTTGATAATCCAAAAATCATTGTGGTTGTCGGTGCACCTGGAGATAAAGGCGTTTCTCGCCGTCCTGGCTTTAGTAAGAGCTTGAATGCATACGCCGACAAGGCCTTCTTGACTACTGATGATCCCGGCTTTGAGGATCCACTAGAAATTTGCCAGGAAATCGATGCTGGTATCGATCATTCAAAAGTGGACGTAACAATTGAACTTGACCGGCAAAAGGCCATTCACGATGCAATCAGCATGGCGAAAAAAGGTGATGTTGTCTTAGTCTGTGGCAAGGGCGAAGATGGCTTCCAGAAAGTACGTGGTATTAATACCCCTTATCCTTCAGATATTACTGTTGCTCAGCAAATAATTAACGAGTTAGAAGGACAAGACGAGCACTTTAATTAG
- a CDS encoding ABC transporter ATP-binding protein, whose amino-acid sequence MTTAIKFEHVKKAFADQVVVNDFNLNIQQGELFVLVGNSGSGKTTSIKMINRLEDPSSGRVLVNDRPTTDYNVQKLRWNIGYVLQQIALFPNMTVAKNIALIPEIKGEVKGKEQEQREKVRNLLKQVNLDPDNYYDRYPRELSGGEQQRIGILRAIAFKPPIVLMDEPFSALDPLSRTNLQDLVIKLHRELHNTIVFVTHDMSEALKLADRIGVMKDGNLLQVAEPQEILRHPANQFVREFFQGSLGNDLYETPVRQAILFNELKEEQGDSTKAAPVISVDDKLANLLALLSEHPTIAVQNSNQEVLGYVDRQWIIRYLSGINDFN is encoded by the coding sequence ATGACAACAGCAATTAAATTTGAACACGTAAAAAAAGCCTTTGCTGATCAAGTGGTAGTTAATGATTTCAATTTAAACATTCAGCAAGGCGAGCTATTTGTTCTGGTAGGTAATTCTGGTAGTGGCAAAACGACTTCAATTAAAATGATTAACCGGTTGGAGGACCCCAGTTCCGGTAGGGTACTAGTTAATGATCGGCCCACCACTGATTATAATGTCCAAAAACTGCGGTGGAACATTGGGTACGTGCTGCAGCAAATTGCCCTTTTTCCTAATATGACTGTTGCTAAGAATATTGCTTTAATCCCTGAAATCAAGGGCGAAGTGAAGGGTAAGGAACAAGAGCAACGCGAAAAGGTACGCAATTTATTAAAGCAAGTCAACCTCGATCCAGATAACTACTATGATCGCTATCCGCGAGAACTATCTGGTGGTGAGCAGCAACGGATTGGAATCTTACGGGCAATTGCTTTTAAGCCGCCAATTGTGTTAATGGATGAGCCCTTTAGTGCCCTTGATCCATTGTCGCGGACTAATCTCCAAGATCTTGTTATTAAGCTTCACCGGGAGCTGCATAATACCATTGTTTTTGTTACACATGATATGAGTGAAGCACTTAAACTGGCTGACCGAATTGGTGTTATGAAAGATGGCAATTTATTACAAGTAGCTGAGCCGCAAGAAATTCTGCGTCATCCTGCTAACCAGTTTGTCCGCGAATTCTTCCAGGGAAGTCTTGGCAATGATTTATACGAAACGCCTGTGCGTCAAGCAATCCTGTTTAATGAACTTAAAGAGGAGCAAGGAGATAGTACTAAAGCGGCGCCTGTAATTAGTGTGGATGATAAATTAGCTAACTTGTTAGCTCTTTTAAGCGAACATCCAACAATTGCTGTTCAAAATTCAAATCAAGAAGTATTGGGCTATGTTGACCGGCAATGGATTATCAGGTATTTGAGTGGAATAAATGATTTTAACTAG
- a CDS encoding IS3 family transposase — MKFSIFGVFKRAILYGFKTQFKNLNEYISYYNKQKIKAKLKGLSPTK; from the coding sequence TTGAAATTTTCAATCTTTGGCGTATTCAAACGGGCAATACTCTACGGCTTTAAAACCCAATTTAAGAATCTAAACGAATACATCAGTTACTATAACAAGCAAAAAATCAAAGCAAAACTAAAAGGACTAAGTCCGACTAAATAG